GAGCGCTGCAAGAGCAGGCAGTGCCCCCCCGCCACAGGTGAGGAGCAagtacagaaatataaaatgtagaGTGAAATAAAAAGCAGTACAGTCTTCTAAAGCCCGACCTTCTGACCTCCTCCCTCAGTTCCCATCGAGGAGATGAAGCCACGTCTGTCCTCGACCACATCCTGCGGCAGTGACAGTGAAGGAGCCGGAGGCCTCAGTCGGGGGTCACAGATCTACTTCTCCACCAAGGCCCGGCTGTCGTTCAGACACCAGCTCGACAGCAACATCAACGCAGTGGACGCCACCTACTGAAAGGAGGACAAGGGACTGGGGACAGGCCACAATTCACATTTTTGACCCGTCGGTCTTTGCTGCCAACAAATAACTTTGGATGATTAATTAGATCATAAAAAAGGACaagtgaaaacacactgaaatagACTTAGTTTCCAGCTATAGTGCTTTCAGATGTCAGAATACTTCACAGAGCAGATCCAGCGCCCAACTGGACAGATTACTGATGAACCGAGGACAATGGAGACTTGTCTACATTGTTCAACACCAACAAGTGCATTATTctagtttttttctttagttttttctactgtgctgtttttatttctatttttagcAACCTTTGTGGGGAAAAtgcagtattttattttccaaagtGCAGATGAAATCATGGCCCATCGGGGCGTTTCATAAAGCAGGATGAGGCAGAGTATGGATATTAATATCTCAGTTTAAATCTTGAATTAATCATATTTCTAAACCTGATGTTGACATTTCTCCTAatctgcatttatttaaaatttctAATTCTGACCTTTAACacaaaaaactgctttttattcttatttttcaaAAGGAATTAACCCTAAATATAGAACAAATGTACCGGTgtcatgttgacatgttgtatATTTCAGATTTGAGGATATTCGACAGCTGCCTCTGGTTACTTCCTCGTTGTAAAATACATTTCGGAAACTGAGCTGCACAGCTATTAAAGTTCTCGTGGGTATTTTGTAAGTCACATTGGCTTTGGCTCATTCtgtctttatatttttataattaaaacacTCCTGGtagcatttgataataaaatgtCGGTTTTTTAAAAACCCTAAGTTTAAGGTCAAAAGAAACAGATATGAATGTAAGCGCTGATCCCGAATAACTGTGAAAAATCtgctttcatgtttttgtcCTTTAATGCAAATCATTGGCTTTTCAAATCCACAGaatgtcaaaagaaaatatCTTTATTCTTGACTAACAAAATAAGAATGTACATAAAAAATGcctcatgtgtttttattggtgATGAATGTGAAGTTTTTCTGAATTAATTACGAGGTTTACAAACATGATTTATAAAACATTGCTCCAAAAGCGattcacacacattcttcaCGGGGTTTCGTTTCTTCTACCAAGACACAGACCAGAAGCTGAACTTGTtcacaatttttatttttaaaagtagttccagatatatataaaaaaagaaataacaaaaacaacctaTAGACAAACTTCTCTAGACCTGTGACCAACAGATGATCTCATCACTGAGCGTTTTAGGGTTTGGAGATGACGCCGTCGGGATAACGCTTCTTAAACCGAGCCACGACCTCAGGATCCAGAAGATGAATTCCATCAAGCTGGTTTCCGAGAGTTACCCTGGAGGGGGAACAATGGAAAGCAGGAACAATCATCGACTGTTCAGTAAGATGGACGACTGGTTgacacttcctcccactgtacagACATGATGTGATTTGGATCCAGAAGCAATCAAGGGACACTACATGCCCTAGACCAGTCGTGAGGCTCAGCAGTCAATCGTGacattttaatctattttaatAGCATCAGAAAACTAATTAAAACGACACTTACTGTACAAATAAGCAGTTGAACATACATGACTGTTAAGGatcttcagaaaaaaaatgaattaccAGTTGGGCTGGACGTTGTGGGGTCGACCGAACAGCTCGATCTTCCGGGTGCCAGGCGAGAGTCTCTCTATCATGCCGTAGATCTCATCTGGCTTGTGACTGGTGGAGCGAAcctggggagagagagcgagcagagTTTAATAGAGCATCTGATGAGGTAACCGCAGCATGTTTGACAGGAGATATAGATTTGTACCTCGGCCACAATGACGTCACAGTCCAGACCTCTATTGAAACCCTGCGGATTTCCCTTCACGCCCAcctgaagacaaacaaacaacatgtcaGGAGtagaagcagcagctcagtaTCTTCCTCTGAAACAGCTTCTAGTATGTGACTTCATATTACATGTAAACCTACCAGACAGTGCTCCTTCCCGTGGTTCAGCCAATGGCCCGTCCTCCCAGTGCGGATGATTCTCTGCAGCTGGTTGGTTTTCACCCAGATGATTTCATCAACACGCTCATAACTgagagaaacaataaaacaacggAAAGAAGAAACGTATCAAGACATGGAATCGAATGGGGTGCAAATGAAAACCATGACTTGATGGTGGGAGATAAACGGAGGGAAAGACTCACCCCCATAGGTTGAGGCACTCTCTGCCTAACTCCATAGCCCTGAAAGAAAAGGAGCAGATGATCTCTTATCAATGTGTTGCTATGCAGGTTCAACCCACTCTACATTTTGCAGACTAAATCATCTTAATTTCTAATACTCATTGAGGGGGTAcagatttgattttctttttggaaTTACACCAGGAGAGAGCGATCCAGCATTATTTACCTGCCTGTGacccagaggaagaggaagccaTCGTCCTGCAGGATGGGGATGTTGAGTTTCCTCATCTCGTCGTCAGTCAGTGTTCCGTAGGGCAGCTCCATGTGGATGTCCCAGGGAGGGTCGGCCATCACCACGGCAAACTTACCCAGGATGGAAACGTCTAAGAAGCGGATATCACAGTTGACCCACTGCGACACACAAAAGCGCAAAAAGATTACCAACCATGCTGTCCCACACCATCACTTCCCCTCGCCTCTccacgttctctctctctcacctgtgaAGGGAAGAGTTTTCCCTCGTCGCTGTCTGAGTCCTCGGCGCGGAGGGCCAGCTCCGTGGTGCCGGCCTGGGGCCCGAGCAGACTCCCCTCGGCCTCTGGGGGGCTGTCGATCTCATAGTGGACGTACTTGCAGGTGTCCATGTGGAAACACGTGTTGAGGAAGGAGCAGTCGCCGAGGCTTTCGTCTGTGTGCTTGTTGATGATGCGCCTGGGTGAAGAATAATACACATCAACAAAGGGCAACAGCTTCGTTTCAGTTTGTGGGGCAACAGCTTCAGGTTCCAATATTTgatttcaaatgttaaaatataataaaactgtATGTAGCAACTTATAAATGAGTTCCCAAATGAATTTTCAGTTATTGATCTTCTCGGATTTATACCTTTTTAAGACCCTGAACGCCATCAATGCCTCAAAGAAAATGTAGTTGCATGAGGAGAAACTCCAGatatcaaatgttttcattaaaatgcaACAAAGATGAGACAATCCTTCTTTTACATGTATTACAGTGCCCTCTGCAGACCAAGCTGACTATAAACACTGAAGTTCCATTCAAGTGCATCATTTGTGTAAATTAAGGGGAAAACTCTGAATCtataacagtagatataaaTATCGATAAATAATTTGTCAACCTTGGATTAAGTCTTTAATGTGGCAGAGGAACAGCAGTTAACATATTCAAggatttctgtttatttcaattatGCTGAGAATCACTGACCGGAAGTGTAGCTTGTTGCATGGCTGCGGCGTGTAGCCGGAGCGCATGCACTCCTCTTTGGTCCCGCAGTCGCAGAACTCTTGGACCTGAGCTCGGCCCCGGGACCGGAACTTCTCCACGATGGACTGCTCCTTGGCTGTGCTGGCATTTAGCAGCTCCAGAATCTCTCTGCTCACCTAATGCAAACAAATCGGATGAGGAATTTTTGACGAGCCTGGCACATTGGATCTGTTCACCACCAGGAGAGTGGGCACCGCCTGGTTCCACAGacactcccttctctctcaaagcagtacccaaggtcaggttagaGATAATGGGCCAACTAGTAGAACATTGTTGTTGACGCAAGTAGAGGAGgatatactgggatgctgtgggagacaacttcagacttgggggtgacagttgctcatgttactctgaTCCTGAATGGTTTAACATTTCACTGGTCACATTATTCATCATTACCTTCttgctctgctgctcttttgTGGACTGCTGGTTCAAGAGGCTCTCGATCTCCATGTCTACATGAGACGACTGGCTCTTACTGCTCCTGCCCTTCTTCTCAGCCCCGCTCCCCGATGCTGAAGGCCCTGCCAGCGGTGTGGTGGAAGCTGGCGTGATAGAGGTGGCTGATGCGCGTGGCGGAGAAGCAGCTCTCTGTAGTGAGGGCGAGAAGCCCGCAGCTCTTTTGTTGTGGGTTTGATCCTCTGCTTTTCTCTTGACGCTGGCCCGTTGGGCTCCAGCCCCAGTTCCTATCATAGCCCATAGTTTTGTGTGGTCCACAGCTATGACGACCGTGGAGgagggggcagaggaggaggaggctgaggaggcgGAGGTGGACTGTCGGACCTCGATGAGCTCCTGAGCTGAGAATTTGAGCAGGAGACTCACAATGCACCCGTGACTAACAGCTGATGCAGACTGTGGGCAACAAACAAATAGAACACAATCAACAACAAATATAGAAACAGTAATATAAAATAGTCAATAGGAAACAGCCATGAGGGCTTTTCTATAGAAAACTTCCGGACACTCAAAACCAGACTCACGCTGTTGAGTTCATTCATGATTGCGAGAGAGTCCGCAGGGAGTGAGATACTCAGATCAGACAGATATCCCAGCAGCCTCTTCTCCAGTTCAGGATCTGGTGGTTTCTCTGTCGGCTCCGGAGACGTGACAGGAGTAGACGGAGCTGGACTTTCGCTCCGAGCCGTGGAAGTCTCAGCGCTGCCTCCGCCATCTACGTGGTGGAGAAGGACAGTTAGAGTTGCTGATGCCCTAAGTTGTTCCTGTGAGACAGAGCTGACCCTTACACTTACAGAATATGTAAAATTGAAGGTTTTTCATAACATAATAGGTTTATTTGGTCAAATAGATGAAATCTTGCGTCATCTGGATGTGAGGTGGTCTTACATATAATGATTTTATGGATAATGGACTGAAAATGGACGATGACAGTTCATTTTACAGGAATTAGGATTCAATAGGTAATTTCATCAAATAGCCAACTGGGCAAAGTAAGATTCAACTTTCAAGACAGCTGATCGTTGGTTGACTAAACATGTCACCATATTTTCTGATAAACGCAGTTAAGATGAAGACATCGCAGAAGCTTCCGATCACAACAAACTTACATGGACCTCCATTTATGATAATTATAAGTCAGTAAagagttttttaaatatcttaatTAATGAGTTCATAAGAATAACACGGGTTGATTTGGACCCGCCGGCTCGCATCGTACCCGCGGACAGTTGCGCAGGGTCCTTCCGCCGCCGCTGCAGCCTCTCCCGCAGAGAGTCCAGCTGCTTCTTGTGCGCCTGGATGTTGCTCCATGTGTCCGACATGACGAGCTGCCTGCACCGGCGATAAAACACACCGACTCCCGCAGAAATGTGAAcggaccgacacacacagacaaacacaacccGCCCTGCAGAGAGCGAGAGTGTCTGGTGCGCGGGGGAAACGTCTCGGTCCCTTCCGCTTGACTGGAAGGTTCCGCCTCCAAGCTAATTAATAACCCTGGAGCTTATGTTCCATATTTTTAATACAATTATCAACATTTCATGAAAACAGCTTGAATGGGAGTATTTAAAGGAATCTTAACTCTACAGTAAAACGTTTATTTGTGAGGAGGGGAATCATTTTCAGTGCGGACGACTCCGACTTCCGGCGtcactgaaattaaaatccCCGGTTTCCTCTGCAACTCCTCTTCCGGTGGCAACAGAAAACTGCCACTGATATGTAAAAGGCAGTTGTAAGATTCCCGCGGCTGTCTGATGGCAGGTGGCATGTGGCATCAAAGACAGCTTCCAACATATCAGTGTGGAATCAGATAAATAGacagattactttattcatccccgaagggaaattaagtcgtcttagcagccggtacatttgagtacaataaaatacaatacaatagaataaaataaaaaatattcgggtagaaagaataaaaacagaaacacaagataaataggtagataaggtgctgTGGCAAGATggtggtaatagtactgatgatataatggaaatgttattgttagacagtatatacaaatagtacagtatatatagtatataatataacataatatatatttatatatgatagtaattataccaatataatagcagaaTATAGTattaatggcagcaacagtatatataataatagtagTAAAAATATagtgaatataataataataacatgtacacatgtataaatatatgtatatagacttatataaacaaataatatacaaagagtatgatataatatgatatgatgtaTAGTAgagatataaatataagtatttgactatacaatagataatataatatactatgagtgtaagaatatgtgaAGCATCAGAGGCAGCTTGCTACATATCCGGTGGCAGTTTCTGTTGACACCGGAAGTGCCTCTACGAGCTCCCGCTGCCATGATTTGAGCCTGCTCTCCCTGCATCATCGCATGCCCGGGCATTCGTGTAAGAAATGACACTTTTCTCCCCGAGAAGCAAAATCGAGGCCTCGTTTTTTAAACGTCTTTATCCGTGAGTCCGGTACATTCCCCTTCTGCTTCTCCAGCCTGCGAACAGGCTCCCGTACGGTTCAGGGAAAAGATGGCGGAAGACGAGAAGAGTGGGGAGCCAGCGACAGACAATACCGAGCTGCAGGTTTTCAAGGCAAGTCCTGTCATTTGCTAACTAAACGGAGGTTTAAACCCTCACAAAGTGTCTGCAGCTGGGTTGTGTTGTTGAGGGATTGTGTGGTACTTGTTCGTGTGTTGTGTTCCTGTCCCTGTCAGCTTGTTACTATAACAACTGCAATGCTAACTGTATTCCTGCTTTCATCACACTTAATGTAAAAGGTGTAGAGGGGCCACAGATCTTTGATTGTATCTCATTCATCGACATGATACTCGTATTCTGTTAATTATGATTATTTCTAACAGTTGTGGTTGTCTGTATGTCTGGAGGCGTATTACACTAAACTAATATGGGCTGGGCAATTTCCCCTGATCAATAATCCATAGCAATATAACCGTCATCAttagcaatataacaaaggtTTGAGATGTCCTGACATATTAGTCTTTAAAcctaaaacaaattaaaatgtaatatctaTTGAGATGATAATAGATATGGCTTGATTTgaaacatttatctttatttttggCCATATCGCTCCGCCCCAAATGCTTACAATCATTTATCAGTAGCCTTATATCTGTCTCTACACACCACCAGGACAAATACAAGTGCATAGATTTTAGGAAATAACCCAAGAGAAGGTACaaacaccctggacaggttttCAACCACTCAAACCTTTGTTCAATTTAAGGTCTCAAAATAACTAGACCTGCAGGACCTAGTGAAAAACCTaatcagacacagggagaacatgtgAACTTTGACCAGGGATTCAAACCAATAGCCTTCTTTGTTCAATATAGCACATGGTTGTCCTAATTATTCACAAACTCAGTCGTATGCCACAGGCAGATTAAGCTGTGAGGAAATGTGCCTTTGGTCTATTTTTAATTCCTTCATccccctcatccctccctccctcttcatGCTACCTTCAATTacaggagctggtggatgaaCTGTATAACTTCAGAGACTGCTATTTTGAGACTCACAGCGTGGAGGAGGCCGGACAGAAGCAAAGCGATGTCGCGCAGGAAATGGAGAAGAC
This sequence is a window from Platichthys flesus chromosome 24, fPlaFle2.1, whole genome shotgun sequence. Protein-coding genes within it:
- the si:ch211-237l4.6 gene encoding uncharacterized protein C17orf114 isoform X1; the encoded protein is MGLNGLSQQWVLLIRPSRLLLWFRRCREDFNETAGGSIMGVKMLQCFPFYRRCKERCKSRQCPPATVPIEEMKPRLSSTTSCGSDSEGAGGLSRGSQIYFSTKARLSFRHQLDSNINAVDATY
- the mettl3 gene encoding N6-adenosine-methyltransferase subunit METTL3, with amino-acid sequence MSDTWSNIQAHKKQLDSLRERLQRRRKDPAQLSADGGGSAETSTARSESPAPSTPVTSPEPTEKPPDPELEKRLLGYLSDLSISLPADSLAIMNELNSSASAVSHGCIVSLLLKFSAQELIEVRQSTSASSASSSSAPSSTVVIAVDHTKLWAMIGTGAGAQRASVKRKAEDQTHNKRAAGFSPSLQRAASPPRASATSITPASTTPLAGPSASGSGAEKKGRSSKSQSSHVDMEIESLLNQQSTKEQQSKKVSREILELLNASTAKEQSIVEKFRSRGRAQVQEFCDCGTKEECMRSGYTPQPCNKLHFRRIINKHTDESLGDCSFLNTCFHMDTCKYVHYEIDSPPEAEGSLLGPQAGTTELALRAEDSDSDEGKLFPSQWVNCDIRFLDVSILGKFAVVMADPPWDIHMELPYGTLTDDEMRKLNIPILQDDGFLFLWVTGRAMELGRECLNLWGYERVDEIIWVKTNQLQRIIRTGRTGHWLNHGKEHCLVGVKGNPQGFNRGLDCDVIVAEVRSTSHKPDEIYGMIERLSPGTRKIELFGRPHNVQPNWVTLGNQLDGIHLLDPEVVARFKKRYPDGVISKP
- the si:ch211-237l4.6 gene encoding uncharacterized protein C17orf114 isoform X2, whose protein sequence is MGVKMLQCFPFYRRCKERCKSRQCPPATVPIEEMKPRLSSTTSCGSDSEGAGGLSRGSQIYFSTKARLSFRHQLDSNINAVDATY